One region of Skermanella mucosa genomic DNA includes:
- a CDS encoding TRAP transporter large permease subunit, with product MTIAIFLGSLLGAMAIGTPIAFALLLCGVMLMFHLDLYDAQIVAQNVINGADSFPLMAVPFFMLAGEIMNAGGLSRRIVTIAMALIGHVKGGLGYVAILASCIMASLSGSAVADAAALGALLVPMMVRAGHDRARSAGLIASGGIIAPIIPPSIGFIIFGVAANVSITKLFLAGIVPGLLLGLGLVFTWWLVARNENVEPPPRASRRELAHAILDGFWALLLPVIIIVGLKMGVFTPTEAAVVAAVYSLFVATVIYRELKPSHLFELFVNSAKTTAVVMFLVAAAMVSAWMITVADLPGQVTELLEPYMDNQTLLMIAIMLLVVVVGTAMDMTPTILILTPVLMPVIKEAGIDPIYFGVLFIINNAIGLITPPVGVVLNVVAGVSKISMDELIKGVWPFMITHLIVLALLILFPILVTGPASWFYG from the coding sequence ATGACCATCGCCATCTTCCTGGGCTCGCTGCTGGGCGCCATGGCCATCGGCACCCCGATCGCCTTCGCGCTGCTGCTGTGCGGCGTGATGCTGATGTTCCACCTCGACCTGTACGACGCCCAGATCGTGGCGCAGAACGTGATCAACGGCGCCGACAGCTTTCCGCTGATGGCGGTCCCGTTCTTCATGCTGGCAGGCGAGATCATGAACGCCGGCGGCCTGTCGCGCCGCATCGTGACCATCGCCATGGCTCTGATCGGCCATGTCAAGGGCGGTCTCGGCTATGTCGCGATTCTTGCGTCCTGCATCATGGCCAGCCTGTCCGGCTCCGCCGTCGCCGACGCCGCGGCCCTGGGCGCGCTGCTGGTGCCCATGATGGTGCGGGCGGGCCATGACAGGGCGCGCTCGGCCGGCCTGATCGCGTCCGGCGGCATCATCGCCCCGATCATCCCGCCCAGCATCGGCTTCATCATCTTCGGCGTCGCCGCCAACGTCTCCATCACCAAGCTGTTCCTGGCCGGCATCGTGCCGGGCCTGCTGCTGGGCCTCGGCCTGGTGTTCACCTGGTGGCTGGTCGCGCGGAACGAGAACGTCGAACCGCCGCCGCGCGCTTCCCGCCGGGAACTCGCCCACGCCATCCTCGACGGCTTCTGGGCCCTGCTGCTGCCGGTGATCATCATCGTCGGCCTGAAGATGGGCGTCTTCACGCCGACCGAGGCGGCGGTCGTGGCGGCGGTCTACTCGCTGTTCGTGGCGACCGTGATCTACCGCGAATTGAAGCCGTCGCACCTGTTCGAGCTGTTCGTCAACTCGGCCAAGACGACCGCGGTGGTGATGTTCCTGGTCGCGGCGGCCATGGTGTCGGCCTGGATGATCACGGTCGCCGACCTGCCGGGCCAGGTGACCGAGCTGCTGGAGCCCTACATGGACAACCAGACGCTCCTGATGATCGCGATCATGCTTCTGGTGGTGGTCGTCGGCACCGCGATGGACATGACGCCGACGATCCTGATCCTGACGCCGGTGCTGATGCCGGTGATCAAGGAAGCGGGCATCGACCCGATCTATTTCGGCGTGCTGTTCATCATCAACAACGCGATCGGCCTGATCACCCCGCCGGTCGGCGTCGTGCTGAACGTCGTGGCCGGCGTGTCCAAGATCAGCATGGACGAGCTGATCAAGGGGGTTTGGCCCTTCATGATCACCCACCTGATCGTGCTGGCCCTGCTCATCCTGTTCCCCATCCTGGTCACGGGGCCGGCAAGCTGGTTCTACGGCTGA
- a CDS encoding TRAP transporter small permease has translation MSKIADAYFGLIKILIATCLVVMVVLVFGNVVLRYGFNSGITESEELSRLLFVWLTFLGAILALRDHGHLGMDMLVNRLPKAGKLVCFVGSHLIMLYVTWLLLAGSWEQTIINIDVAAPSTGLSMGLFYGVGILFGVSALTILIVNLARALTGRMSDRDLVTVTESEGEVEMSGLRNDRRSPLP, from the coding sequence ATGTCAAAAATAGCTGACGCCTATTTCGGCCTCATAAAGATCCTGATCGCGACCTGCCTCGTCGTCATGGTCGTCCTGGTATTCGGCAACGTGGTCCTGCGATACGGGTTCAACAGCGGCATCACGGAGTCGGAGGAACTGTCCCGGCTGCTGTTCGTCTGGCTGACCTTCCTCGGCGCGATCCTGGCGCTCCGCGACCACGGCCATCTCGGCATGGACATGCTGGTCAATCGGCTGCCGAAGGCCGGCAAGCTGGTGTGCTTCGTCGGCAGCCACCTGATCATGCTCTACGTCACCTGGCTGCTGCTGGCGGGAAGCTGGGAACAGACGATCATCAACATCGACGTCGCGGCCCCCTCCACCGGGCTGTCCATGGGCCTGTTCTACGGCGTCGGCATCCTGTTCGGCGTGTCGGCCCTGACGATCCTGATCGTCAACCTCGCTCGCGCCTTGACGGGCCGCATGAGCGACCGGGACCTCGTCACCGTCACCGAATCCGAGGGGGAAGTCGAAATGTCGGGCCTCCGGAACGACCGCAGGAGCCCTCTCCCATGA
- a CDS encoding UxaA family hydrolase — protein MVQVSPVIHLNPLDNVAVARVKLTPGTVLDGFGVTVTDAVPQGHKVAVTGIAEGEPVRKYGQIIGVASAAIPPGQHVHTQNLEMRDVEQHHDFGVDAREPDYIPEDRRARFMGYRRATGKVGTRNYIAVISSVNCSATVSKAVADHFNRMGGLEGRRNIDGVVALTHGGGCAMNTQAEGYRYLTRTIWGYATHANFGGVVMIGLGCETNQISLIKEMYGMTESPNFQTMNIQGVGGTRKTIANAIDVIGGMLDEVDSARRTSEPVSELTLALECGGSDGYSGISANPALGHASDLLIRHGGTTILSETPEIYGAEHLLTRRAASPEVARKLLERIEWWRDYAERNKAELNNNPSYGNKAGGLTTILEKSLGAVAKGGGSRLNAVYEYAEPVKEKGFVFMDSPGYDPVAVTGQVASGANMICFTTGRGSTSGFKPTPSIKLATNNTMYEHMAEDMDINCGGIVTGDETIEQSGQRIFDKIVAVASGERTKSEEYDYGNNEFVPWQVGAVM, from the coding sequence ATGGTCCAGGTTTCTCCCGTCATCCATTTGAATCCGCTCGACAATGTCGCGGTCGCACGGGTGAAGCTCACGCCCGGGACCGTGCTCGACGGGTTCGGGGTCACGGTCACGGACGCGGTGCCGCAGGGGCACAAAGTGGCCGTGACGGGCATCGCCGAGGGTGAGCCGGTGCGCAAATACGGCCAGATCATCGGCGTCGCCAGCGCCGCGATCCCGCCGGGTCAGCATGTCCATACCCAGAACCTGGAGATGCGAGACGTCGAGCAGCACCATGATTTCGGCGTGGACGCACGGGAACCCGATTACATCCCCGAGGACCGGCGGGCGCGCTTCATGGGTTACCGGCGGGCGACCGGCAAGGTCGGGACGCGGAACTACATCGCGGTCATCTCCTCGGTGAACTGCTCGGCTACGGTGTCGAAGGCCGTGGCGGACCACTTCAACCGGATGGGCGGGCTGGAAGGTCGCCGCAACATCGACGGCGTCGTGGCCCTGACCCACGGCGGCGGCTGCGCGATGAACACCCAGGCGGAAGGGTACAGGTACCTGACCCGCACCATCTGGGGATACGCGACCCACGCGAATTTCGGCGGCGTGGTCATGATCGGCCTTGGCTGCGAGACCAACCAGATCTCGCTGATCAAGGAAATGTACGGCATGACGGAATCGCCGAACTTCCAGACGATGAACATCCAGGGGGTCGGCGGCACCCGCAAGACCATCGCCAACGCGATCGACGTGATCGGCGGCATGCTGGACGAGGTCGATTCCGCGCGCCGCACCTCCGAGCCGGTGTCGGAGCTCACGCTCGCGCTGGAATGCGGCGGCTCCGACGGCTATTCCGGGATCTCCGCCAACCCTGCCCTGGGGCACGCGTCCGACCTGCTGATCCGGCACGGCGGCACGACGATCCTCAGCGAGACGCCGGAGATCTACGGGGCCGAGCATCTGCTGACCCGCCGCGCCGCGTCGCCGGAGGTGGCCCGCAAGCTGCTGGAGCGGATCGAGTGGTGGCGCGACTACGCCGAGCGCAACAAGGCCGAACTGAACAACAACCCGTCCTACGGCAACAAGGCCGGCGGTCTAACCACGATCCTGGAGAAGTCGCTGGGCGCGGTCGCCAAGGGCGGCGGCTCGCGGCTCAACGCGGTGTACGAATATGCCGAGCCGGTCAAGGAGAAGGGATTCGTCTTCATGGACTCGCCGGGCTACGACCCGGTCGCCGTGACCGGCCAGGTCGCCAGCGGCGCCAACATGATCTGCTTCACCACCGGCCGGGGCTCCACGTCGGGCTTCAAGCCGACGCCGTCGATCAAGCTGGCCACCAACAACACCATGTACGAGCACATGGCCGAGGACATGGACATCAACTGCGGCGGGATCGTCACCGGCGACGAGACCATCGAGCAGTCCGGTCAGAGGATCTTCGACAAGATCGTCGCCGTCGCGTCGGGCGAGCGGACCAAGAGCGAGGAGTACGACTATGGCAACAACGAGTTCGTGCCGTGGCAGGTCGGCGCGGTAATGTAA
- a CDS encoding alkaline phosphatase D family protein gives MAGLRPPDLGPIVGHTTEDACRLWMRGADPVDRGADLSSSGRTIGVGAVISEGGKAPESAQAFYFRLHREFDRTGTFFLGRELCITQYTYADDGSRTPAPGQSPLPLKADTLYQVRFGTLVLDDAFPDDEMVADREVARRLPPAEVWIPDLLNLPEESAEARFRTFPAGSADTLNFLMGSCRYPGLLWGVKRSDRIFGPMADLAKAGADAPMFTLMTGDQIYADMFNRVVPVGRADDYVEFQDRYATAFGSPNMRRLLRTMPTYMILDDHEIEDNWAQDRIRDRRKRVLFNLAVGAYMSYQWSHGPRTWDRLLYYKFDCAGFPFFTLDTRTQRYKDDRPNAIDDNHLLGRPALAPGEETQLSRLLAWMKDCQARLGNVPKFIVTPSVFVPNNISERTGAGIPSLDRSDSWPAFPATRAAILRCIVDDGVQNVVFLSGDIHCANVAALSFAGPGTAGGIKAFAITSSAFYWPFPFADGSPSDYVHDSSAPAQSDTFTIAPGMTMDYQAWGFTQEDNFCQVLVDRANARIGVTACDNRGRPIPVADKAGRTVIQSVLDLEPW, from the coding sequence ATGGCAGGATTGAGACCGCCGGATCTGGGTCCGATCGTCGGGCATACGACCGAGGACGCCTGCCGGCTTTGGATGCGGGGGGCCGATCCGGTGGACCGGGGCGCCGACCTGAGCTCATCGGGACGGACGATCGGAGTCGGCGCCGTCATTTCCGAGGGCGGAAAGGCGCCGGAATCCGCGCAGGCCTTCTACTTCAGGCTTCATCGCGAATTCGACCGGACCGGCACATTCTTCCTGGGCCGCGAACTCTGCATCACCCAATACACATATGCCGACGATGGGTCCCGGACCCCGGCGCCGGGCCAGTCCCCCTTGCCCCTGAAGGCCGATACCCTCTACCAGGTCCGCTTCGGGACGCTCGTCCTGGACGATGCGTTTCCGGATGACGAAATGGTCGCGGACAGGGAGGTCGCCCGGCGGTTGCCGCCGGCAGAGGTCTGGATACCCGATCTGCTCAACCTGCCGGAAGAGAGCGCCGAAGCGCGGTTCCGGACCTTTCCCGCCGGGTCCGCGGACACGCTGAACTTCCTGATGGGCTCCTGCCGTTATCCCGGCCTGCTGTGGGGCGTGAAGAGATCGGATCGGATCTTTGGCCCGATGGCGGACCTGGCCAAGGCCGGTGCCGACGCCCCCATGTTCACGCTCATGACCGGGGACCAGATCTACGCCGACATGTTCAACCGTGTCGTCCCGGTCGGCCGGGCGGACGATTACGTCGAGTTCCAGGATCGGTACGCCACCGCGTTCGGCTCTCCGAACATGCGCCGGCTGCTGCGCACGATGCCGACCTACATGATCCTGGACGACCACGAGATCGAGGACAATTGGGCACAGGATCGTATCCGCGACCGGCGCAAGCGCGTCCTGTTCAACCTCGCCGTCGGCGCCTACATGAGCTACCAGTGGAGCCATGGTCCGCGCACATGGGACCGGCTGCTCTACTATAAGTTCGACTGCGCAGGCTTTCCCTTCTTCACCCTCGATACCCGGACCCAGCGGTACAAGGATGACAGGCCGAACGCGATCGACGACAACCATCTTCTCGGCCGCCCCGCCCTGGCGCCCGGCGAGGAGACCCAGCTCAGCCGGCTGCTCGCCTGGATGAAGGATTGCCAGGCCAGGTTGGGCAACGTTCCCAAGTTCATCGTCACTCCCAGCGTCTTCGTGCCCAACAATATCTCGGAGCGGACCGGTGCCGGCATCCCCAGCCTGGACCGGAGCGATTCCTGGCCGGCTTTCCCGGCGACCCGGGCCGCGATCCTCCGATGCATCGTCGATGACGGCGTCCAGAACGTGGTCTTCCTGTCGGGTGACATCCATTGCGCCAACGTCGCCGCCCTGTCCTTCGCCGGCCCGGGAACGGCGGGCGGGATCAAGGCTTTCGCGATAACGTCGTCGGCCTTCTACTGGCCATTTCCCTTCGCCGACGGGTCACCGTCCGACTACGTGCATGACTCCAGCGCACCCGCACAGTCGGACACGTTCACGATCGCGCCGGGGATGACCATGGACTATCAAGCCTGGGGGTTCACGCAGGAGGACAACTTCTGCCAGGTCCTGGTGGACAGGGCGAATGCCCGGATCGGCGTCACCGCCTGCGACAACCGGGGACGCCCGATCCCCGTCGCCGACAAGGCCGGCCGGACGGTGATCCAATCGGTCCTCGACCTGGAGCCGTGGTAA
- a CDS encoding GntR family transcriptional regulator yields the protein MTTAKIQQQDSRLTTKITALLQEAILCGLLPKGQLLLETHVANLVGSSRGPIKRAFAQLHADGMISRFEGRGYIVGSDQGTVIRTPISAKALGLEDQEATGLKERAMESVHDPVESQLIRCSLHGRFRINENELANHYGVSRTVMHDVLMLAQVNGLVVKDERSRWYSVPLDEHRVNCLYELREHLEPIALSKAAGVIPMGELERVGRRLAEAMPRYPNLPTEELDDLELDLHVRCLGHCPNPELVEALKRTRCILIFGKHLLGREIALPHEEPFFHEHRRIIEAMTRRDGEAVAREARAHLDKARLKVLDRVRHSRSMGVPLDLPYIKEAAFAV from the coding sequence ATGACGACTGCCAAGATCCAGCAACAGGACAGCCGCCTGACCACGAAGATCACGGCGCTGCTTCAGGAGGCGATCCTTTGCGGATTGCTTCCCAAAGGCCAATTGCTGCTTGAAACCCATGTGGCGAACCTTGTCGGGTCGAGCCGCGGGCCGATCAAGCGGGCCTTCGCGCAGCTGCACGCCGACGGCATGATCAGCCGGTTCGAGGGGCGGGGCTACATCGTGGGAAGCGACCAGGGCACCGTTATCCGGACCCCGATCAGCGCCAAGGCGCTGGGGCTGGAAGACCAGGAGGCGACCGGCCTGAAGGAACGGGCGATGGAAAGCGTCCATGATCCGGTGGAAAGCCAGCTGATACGGTGCTCGCTCCATGGGCGTTTCCGCATCAACGAGAACGAACTGGCCAACCACTACGGCGTCAGCCGGACGGTAATGCACGACGTCCTGATGCTCGCCCAGGTCAACGGCCTCGTCGTCAAGGACGAGCGGTCGCGCTGGTACAGCGTCCCGCTGGACGAGCACCGGGTCAATTGCCTGTACGAACTGCGCGAGCACCTGGAACCCATAGCCCTGTCCAAGGCCGCCGGGGTCATTCCCATGGGCGAGCTGGAGCGGGTCGGCCGCCGGCTGGCCGAGGCCATGCCGCGCTACCCGAACCTGCCCACCGAGGAACTCGACGACCTGGAACTGGACCTGCACGTCCGCTGCCTCGGCCATTGCCCCAATCCGGAGCTGGTCGAGGCGCTGAAGCGAACGCGCTGCATCCTGATCTTCGGAAAACACCTGCTGGGCCGCGAGATAGCGCTGCCCCACGAGGAACCCTTCTTCCACGAGCACCGCCGCATCATCGAGGCCATGACGCGGCGGGACGGGGAGGCGGTCGCGCGCGAAGCCAGGGCGCACCTGGACAAGGCGCGGCTGAAGGTGCTGGACCGGGTCCGGCACTCCCGGTCTATGGGCGTGCCGCTCGATCTTCCCTACATCAAGGAAGCGGCCTTCGCGGTTTGA